The region tttaagtatgtcctgccattccctcctggcctgaagagtttctactgaaagatcagctgttatccttatgggaatccccttgtgtgttatttgttgtttttcccttgctgcttttaatatttattctttgtgtttgatctttgttaatttgattaatattgtcttggggtgttttgcctagggtttatcctgtttgggactctctgggtttcttggacttgggtgattatttcctcccccattttagggaagttttcaactgctatctcctcaagtattttctcatggtctttctttttgtcttcttctgggactcctatgattcaaatgttggggcatttaacattgtcccagaggtctctgagattgtcctcatttcttttaattcgtttttcttttttcctctctgcttcatttatttctaccattctatcttctacctcacttatcccatcttctgcttctgttattctactgttggttccctccagagtgttttttatgtcatttattgcattattcattatatattgacgcttttttatttcttctaggtccttgttaaaccttttgCATTGATCCttatctccaggctatttatctgtaactccattttgtttccaagattttggatcattctcactatcattattcagaattctttatcaggtagattccctgtctcttcctcttttgtttggtttgctgggcatttatcctgttcctttacctgctgggtatttctctgccttttcatcttgtttatattgctgtgtttggggtggcctttctgtattctggcagtttgtggagttctcttttcctctctgtgggtggggttggatgggtggcttgtcaaggttttctggttagggaagcttgtgtcggtgttctggtgggtggagctggatttcttctctctggagtgcaatgaagtgtccagtaatgagttatgagatgtcagtgggtttggtgtgattttgggcagcctgtatattgaagctcagggctatgttcctgtgttgctggagaatttgcatggtatgtcttgctctggaacttgttggcccttgggaggtgcttggtttcagtgtaggtatggaggcgtttgatgagctcctattgattaatgttccctggagtcaggagttctctggtgttctcaggatttggacttaagccttctgcctctggttttcagtattattcttacagtagcctcaagacttctccatctatacaacactgatgataaaacatctaggttaaagatgaaaagtttctccacagtgagggacacccagagaggttcacagagttacatggagaagagaagagggaggagggagatagaggtggccaggagaagagggagaatcaaaaggggagagagcaagctggccagtaatcacttccctatgtggtctccacagtctggatcctcagagatgttcatggagttacatatagaagagaagaggaaggaaggagacagaggtggccaggaggataaaaggggaattcaaaaggagagagatccagccagtaatcagttccctaagtgttctccacagcctggaacacacaaagagattcacagagttgggtagagaagagaaaggggagggaggagatggaggcaacctggtggagaaaaaggagagtccaaagcaggagagagcagtcaagccagtaatctcgctcccaagtaaaaatgggtactgaaggttgggttcttaaaggtacaaaattgataacatataccaaaaagcaaacattaaaaatctagaTTAGAGGTTGgagtctcaaaaatataatattaaagaaaaaaacaaagtcaaaaattataaaatatatatatatatgaagtttgctttaaaaaaatagggtcttttttttttcaaagtaataggttataaaagtgaaaattaaaggagtaatggaggacttaaaaattaaaaaaaaaattttttttttaatttaaagaatgataatagtaaaaatatatctaggactttctctggtgttgttgtggacagtgtggggtcagttcattttcagatagttccttgatctggcttatacttctcaaggtctataggccccttcctatgtagtcagtgctaactacagggttttaatctattgtacCTGTCACTCCCAAGGAGGGTctctctgttttagcttcttctgtttgctggtctcttcagtgtctaatttccgccctggcACAgcggggcggtggtggacacttttgtaggctcacttgttcagtcgtgctgtggggagggagggacactgcaaacaaataacactggcgcgtctagcagtgtctcggccacacagggcctgcccccgctcacggcgtgtgtgctttccctgtctacaccgCTTAGGCtgtaggttgctctgccgggaactgtctgaggccggccctgggtttcATGCACTTCCCAGATCTAAGCCGCTGGggttcaggtactcgggtagtcctcagaggcgcagtcTGTTGGGACTGCGTTTTGTgcccaggtgcttggcgagcgcggtcgctgcgacttattgcctcccctgtccctgctgctcggttttctgggtgtacctTCCCAGGCGGATGTCCAGAATCCAGAGAAGTCTTGCTTAGCAATGAAGcgtgcttgcagtttggtagaggatgcctctctcgggccgcaattgcccccttccggctctggctgccctcgcctgcctgtctccggCGGGGGATGGCCCAGTCAACAGCCAGCttgctctgctcagtcctttgttctatgagCGGGCCTGCcaggtgtcttaggttagggctttttgcaggATAGCTGTCCCACAttctggtttgctatctcaagttagttccttCAGATTgtcctcggggcattcaggccccgtccttactctaagcaatgcagccagtgcctccctgcccagcccctgcttgctagtggcggatgctggtgtctgcgctgcttctccactgggagttaccgttgggcatgtaatctgtggttttaattatttatttatttttcctctcagttatgttgccttctgaggttccaaggctcgccacagactcgccagtgagagtgttttctggtgtttggaaacttctctctattttaagactcccttcctgggatgaatctccatccctacctcttttgtctctctttttatcttttatattttttcctacctcctttcaaagacaatgggctgcttttccgggtgcctgatgtcctctgcccacattcagaagttgttttgtggaatttactcagcattgaaatgttcttttgatgaatttgtgggggagaaagtggtctccccatcctattcctccgccatcttaggaccgcccccgatttcagtttttatttatctggctgggcacggtcttggttgtggcatgctgCATCTGTAGTTGATGTGTGTGGGATCCagatccttgaccagggatcgaacctgggccccctgcattgggagcctgacACAGACATCACTGGATTTGACCACAGAGATCTAGGGCATCTAGATAAAAAGATGAAGGTGGGTGTGAGGAAGCAGAAGCAGTGGTAGCGGATAATTCTTCACAAACCCAGTGATGTCTGTGTCAGGCTCTTCTACCTAACATCTCTGGTGTTGGAGATGGCTGCCCATTCTTCCTTGAACCTCTGCCTTTAGAGGTGCTATTTAGAGGCGCTAGTTTCTCTGTTCCCGCCTCTGTGGATTCTGTCTTGGTCTTCTCTGGAAGGTCCTGGACTGTGTACTCTGAATTTTCGTGCCCTAGAGTCTTGTCCTTAGCTCTCTTCTTTGTGTTCTTTTGAACAAACTACCTAGTTTAAATGTAATGTATGTGCCATGAACCCCAAGGCTGTCTGTCCAGACCTCCCCCTGGTGTCTGCAGAGGTCCCATGGACATGTCCTAAGCAgagctccttccttcccctctccgCCCCACTGCTCTTTAcctccacctgctcctcctcctctgtaTCTATAGTACCGTCACACCCTTTTCCGAGCTCTACCTGTGGCACTCACCCTTCCGTGACAGCTGAATACTCTCTCCTTTGTAAAGCTTTTCCAGTCAGTCAAGGAGAAAAGAGCAATTGActtaataaatagataaaatggaTGGAAAGGAAACAGTGTTAGGCCGGATGATTCCAGTGGTCCTTTCTAGATCTAAAAGTCTGGGTTCTCCTGTCTTTTTCACTGGATTCAGTAACTGTGGTCCTCATCAGTGACCACAGAGGAatccagagaaatggaaagaacagAGAAGGGGGTTACTAATCAGCTCCCCTTGTCTTTCAGTTTTATGCGTGCGAGATGGTGCTTGAGGAAGAGGGCGTCTATGGAGGTGAGAGGAGATGGGTGTGAGTGGAAGGGGGAGGATGTGTGGGAGAAGGCCCTGAGGGTTGCCCCCTGCCGTATCTCCTCCTTTTCGCTCGCTGTCTCATTCCCATTGGCCTGGCAGGAGGAGAGTGTCCTTAGAGTGGGAAGAAGGACCCCAGCTTAGACCACGAGTGGGAGAGTATGGAAGGGATCCTGGGGGGTGTGGTTGGAAATCACCCgtgctctcttccttccctcccaagACCCCCACAAGGACACCGTGTGCCTTCCCTCCTCTGTGTGCAACACAGACCTGGTCCCCAGTCCTTCCTGCAGGAAATCCTGCTCGGAATAAAGCCCAGCGCCCTCAGTGTGGCCTCCTGCACCTCCGTGGTCTGGCCCCTTCCTGCCCTTTAGACTCATCACGTGTGCTCCTCTCTCCTGAGTCACCGCCCTCCAGCCATGGGGACTTCACACATCTGTTCCCGTTGCCTAGAATATTCCTCACCCTACAGCTTCTTTGCTTACCTGAATCATACTTGAATTCTAAGCCTAAATGTCACTTCTTTAGGGAAGTCTTATATCCGTAGTTGGGGTTAGATCCTTGAGCTGTTTGCACTcttaggttgctgtttcctctttgGAGCCTGCAACTGGAATCCTGTTTGTCGGCTGTGCGCCCTCCCACTTGACTGTAAGCTGCAGAAGTTAGGAGCGTGTCCCCAGTGTCCCCTACCCTAGTGCCTGTACGTGCGCAGCTTTCAGTCAGTGCTGTCAGATGATGCATAGATAAATAAGTGTTTCATCGGCACTCTTGGTCGGCACTCTAATGGAAACACATCACTTATCACATTGTATTACAGGCTGTTACACACGCACATCCTTTCCTTATCAGCCTGTGAGCCCCTTCCGGGCAGAGACTGTATCTTACTCATCTCTGAGCATCCCGTGCTTAGTGCAGTACCTGAGGCAGTGGGGCAGGCCCTCGGGAAGTCTCGCACGACTGCAGTGGGCCTTCCCTCTTCATGTGGAGCCTCGTGCCTTTGGCAGGAAGGCTGATGCTCTCTGTACCCACAGATGTGAGCTGTGATGAATGGGCCTTCTCTCTCTTGCCTCTTGATGTGGATCTGTTGAGCATGGAACTACCAGAGTTTTTTAGGGACTACTTCCTGGTGAGTGCAGGGCACTCGGGTCTTGGCATCAATGAGTGGGGACAAACATGGGGTCCTGTGGGCTATGGATTCAACCTTCTTCCAGCTCATCTCATGTATCATGAGTGATACTGATTTGGAGGTGGAATGCTGCTGACTGATATTCACAAGGCTTCCTTTGGGGCCAATGAAAATGAACCTTCCGAAGCATTGCCGAGACCCTGCCCTTCTGCTCCGGGGCTTCTAGGCCTCGCCCCTTTCCAGATGAATCTGTCAGGTTGATCTATAGCTTTGTGGCCCACGTGGTCCCTGCAGGAAGGAGATCAGCGTTGGATCAACACTCTGGCGCAAGCTTTGCACCTCCTCAGCACCCTGTATGGACCCTTCCCCAACTGCTATGGAATCGGCAGGTGTGCCAAGGTGAGCAGTTCTGTTGCTCAGATGCCCATATTTCACCCATTTTCTGCCCACTAAGGATTATTCGAGGGCATCTGTGATGTGATGTATAGGCTTTTGTTGCCCCAGAAGAGGTCCCCAGAGCAGAGAACTCATGTGGCTAACAGAACAGCAGGACACCCCTGGGTAGCATTCCTAAATATTTGGGGGCAGTGAGattctttcactgctgtggggaaggatggggagggatgggaaCAGATGTTCCTTGGGGTCAAGGAGAAGGATTGCATGGAACGGGTTGGGTTCTATAAGTGTGGGGCTGCAGAAGGGACCTGGACTCAAGACTGAGGACGTGCTGGGCCCTAGCAGATGTCGTATGAACTGTGGAAGAgactggaagaggaggaggatggtGAAACCAAGGGCCGAAGGCCAGAAATTGGACATATCTTTCTCCTGGACAGAGGTGAGCTGTGCTCAgcgctcctctcttcatggaccCGAGAAGACATGGGAATATCGGAAATATAGCAGACACGGTGGCACAGTTGGAATCCTCCAGCGGTGGCTGTGAATGCCAGCATTgacctgggggagggagggcgtGGGCACTTGGGCCCCATGGACACTGAGCTAACTGGGTGGTAGGCTGAGTCGAGGAAGACCCTCACGGTCGGGGATCTCGATTTCAGACGTGGACTTCGTGACGGCACTTTGCTCCCAGGTGGTTTACGAGGGCCTGGTGGATGACACCTTCCGCATCAAGTGTGGTAAGTGGCATTTCGGCGAGACAGGGGTGTGCTCGACTCCTTGGGCCTCCCTTGGGGAGGACTCAGAGTGAAGTGCTGGCTTCCAGATGGTTTGTTGTGGTTTTGTTGCAAAGTCCGACTCCTTTATgaccgcgtggactgtagcccaccagacttctctgtctatgggatttcccaagcaagaattctggagtgggttgccatttcctcttctagggaatcctcctggatcagggatcgaacccgtatctcctgcaccagcaggtggattctttaccactgagccaccactgtgtgctcagtcatgtccgactctttgcaaccccatgggctgtagcctgccaggctcctctgtccatgcaattttccaggcaaggatactggagtgggtagccatttcctactccatgggccaccagggaagtccccagatagTTTGGGGGAcctttaactcattttttttttgccttgcatgtgggatcttagttgcctgaccagagatcgaacccaggccctggcagtggaCCCAACCAgagctctaaccactggactgccaggggaagtCCTGGGGACACCTTTCATGGCAGTTCAGGaaagggtggggaaggaaggctCCTTGGAGATCCTCAGAGCTGTCCCCTCTGTTCTTAAAGGGAGTGTTGACTTTGGCCCGGAAGTCACGTCCTCTGACAAGAGCCTGAAGGTGCTGCTCAATGCCGAGGACAAGGTGAGCACGCAGATGCCCGCAGACGATTTCCCGGGCTGCTGCCACCACGAGGCTGCGGGCCCCCGTGCTGGGAGGGGAGGCCGAGTCCCTGGAGGGAGGGCCATCCCGCCAGCTGAGAGGGCACCCCAGGGCACACAGCAGGGATCTGACACATCCTCATCGACCATCCCGCCAGCTGAGAGGGCACCCCAGGGCACACAGCAGGGATCTGACACATCCTCATCGAAATCGGCTCAGCTTTCTCTGCTAGAACCGCTGAGCGCGCGCCCTGTGCTGTCGCTGCGCGGAGGAGGCAGGAAGACGGGAGGTCTGAGTCTGTGCAGTCATCTGTTCCTGTCGCATTCCCCTCACAGGTGTTTAATGAGATCCGGAACGAGCACTTCTCCAATGTCTTCGGCTTCCTGAGCCAGAAGGCCCGGAACCTGCAGGCCCAGTATGATGTGAGGCTCCCACCTGGGGCCTCTGTCTGTTCCCTCGGTGGCtccccaggctgctgctgctgacgcCCCTGATGCTACTATGGGGCGGGGGTTATGGGGGGACCTGCGGGTGGGCAGTGGTCACTCCTGTGTGAGGGCAGAAGGCCTGACCTCTCCGGCATGTCCCCACAGCGCCGGAGAGGCATGGACATCAAGCAGATGAAGAACTTTGTGTCCCAGGAGCTCAAGGGGCTGAAACAGGAGCACCGCCTGCTGAGCCTCCGTATGTTTCAGCTTGAGGCCAGGGTGAGGGGAGGGCTGCAGAGGAGCTCTGCCTCTGGGAGGAGATCCCATTCATGTATCAaatagtgctttttaaaaaaaaaaaaattattttaataatatcagTGTTTCtggttgcttttttaaaaaattatttatttatttggctgtactgaccttattgcggcatgtgggatctagttccctgaccaagggttgaacctgggctcccctgtgttgggagtgtTAGCCACTagtccaccaaggaagtcccgaaTAGTGCTCTTATTTGCCCCGAAATGGGAAGAAGTGCTCCTGCACTTTGCTTGAGGAAGTTTTTATTCTCCTGAACAGTAAAGAGACCTCCTTCCAGAAACAGGAATGTGTCAGCTCCCCTTTTGTCCCGTCTGCAGATATCGGGGCCTGTGAATCCATCATGAAGAAGAAAACCAAGCAGGACTTCCAGGAGCTCATCAAGACTGAGCATGGTGACTTGGCTACCTCTCCTGCTTCCGCTTCCTGgactcccagccccagcccaccctGAAAAGATGCTCTTTGGCACTGTCCAGTGCTGGCTCCTGCTAGAAGTTCTGGGGGCCCCTTAACCCACCCCAAAAAggatggagaaagagatggagagacagatgCCCGTTAGCATAGATGGCAACAAGCTGAGCCACTCCCCCAGTAACAGGCTCTCCTCTGATTCCTTGCAGCGCTGCTGGAGGGGTTCAACATCCGGGAGAGCACCAGCTACATTGAAGAGCACATAGACCGGCAGGTGAGGCGGGGCGGCGCGGAGCGGGGAGTGGGGAGCGGTGGGGCCcaagcagaggaagaagagagaacgCGTGTTACAAAACTCGAATTCCCCCTGACTTTCTTCCTGTGCAGGTGTCACCCATAGAAAGCCTCCGTCTTATGTGCCTTTTGTCCATCACGGAGAATGGTGAGTCCCAGGGACCATAGGTTGAAAAGCTGTACCTTAGGGACAGAAAAAgtcattttgaaagaaagaaatgtcctaGCAGACAACATTCCCCTGTAATCTCATGGATTCTATCCCCTGTAATAAAGCAGGTTTTTGTTTGGGGTGAAACATCCCCAGGTCATTAAGGTGATTTATTGTTCCGGCCCTAAGGAGGTCTGCATCTCGTCCTCTTCTCTGCAATAAGGCCTGTCCCATCGTAGGACTGTCAAGGGCAGAGCTGAGCAGCATGTCTCTCATTATTCCATCTGGCCTCCTACCCTCAACACGATTTCATAATCAAGATACAGTTCAGGAAAAACCAATTTCATAAGCATTTTAGAAGCTCGGATTCTGCAGCTTTTCATGGCAAACTGTTCTGAGTTTTGAAGTCTTccagtttacaaatatttttaaaatttgtttatttttggctgcactgggtctttgttgccgcagGGTGCTcttgttgtggcacacgggcttactTGCTTCACAGcgtatgccccctgcattggcaggtgcgttcctaaccactggaccaccagcaaagtctcaGCAAATATTCTTTAAGGTTGCTTTTACCCAAAGAAGTCATTTGCTTATTCTAAATCCCCTTTATTGTAGTTGGAAGCCCATTTCCTCTTATATCTAAGAGTTCCCTGTTGCACTTTGGGAACCCATGTGGACACTTCTCCCATTCCTCACTTGCTGTTAAGCAATTCCTGGAAGGACTGGCCCCTAGCCAGGGAAACACACACAGGAAGGCCCTTCTCCCTGTGCTTGCATTCCCCTCCCCGACCCCCATGGATGAAATTGGCATTTGTcagtatcccttctccagggctctttCTTGGAACCCTCAGATCCAGGCTTTATCTTTCAAAAAGCAGGCTTCAGTTGAGGAGTCAATTTAGAATTGACTACACAGGATGCAAAGTTAATATCAAGTCCAACTCCTTCCttctcactcagttcagttcggttgtgcagtcatgtccgactctttgtgaccccatgaatcgcagcacggcaggcctccctgtccatcaccaactcctggagttcacccagactcatgccaatcgagtcggtgatgccatccagccatctcatcctctgtcatccccttctcctcctgcccccagtccctcccagtatcagggtcttttccagtgagtcagctcttctcatgaggtggccaaagtattggagtttcagcttcagcatcagtccttccaatgaacacccaggactgatctcctttaggatggactggttggatctccttgcagtccaagggactctcaagagtcttctccaacaccacagttcaacagcatcaattcttcagtgctcagctttcttcacagtccaactctcacatccatacatgaccactggaaaaaccatagccttgactatatggacttttgttggcaaagtaatgtctctgcttttgaatatgctatctaggctggtcataactttc is a window of Bos indicus isolate NIAB-ARS_2022 breed Sahiwal x Tharparkar chromosome 21, NIAB-ARS_B.indTharparkar_mat_pri_1.0, whole genome shotgun sequence DNA encoding:
- the VPS33B gene encoding vacuolar protein sorting-associated protein 33B isoform X2 encodes the protein MAFPHRPDAPELPDFSMLKRLARDQLIYLLEQLPGKKDLFIEADLMSPLDRIANVSILKQHEVDKLYKVENKPALSSSEQLCFLVRPRIKNMRYIASLVNADKMAGRTRKYKVIFSPQKFYACEMVLEEEGVYGDVSCDEWAFSLLPLDVDLLSMELPEFFRDYFLEGDQRWINTLAQALHLLSTLYGPFPNCYGIGRCAKMSYELWKRLEEEEDGETKGRRPEIGHIFLLDRDVDFVTALCSQVVYEGLVDDTFRIKCGSVDFGPEVTSSDKSLKVLLNAEDKVFNEIRNEHFSNVFGFLSQKARNLQAQYDRRRGMDIKQMKNFVSQELKGLKQEHRLLSLHIGACESIMKKKTKQDFQELIKTEHALLEGFNIRESTSYIEEHIDRQVSPIESLRLMCLLSITENGLIPKDYRSLKTQYLQSYGPEHLLTFFNLRRAGLLTEQAPGDTLTAVESKVSKLVTDKAAGKITDAFSSLAKRSNFRAISKKLNLIPRVDGEYDLKVPRDMAYVFSGAYVPLSCRIIEQVLERRGWQGLDEVVRLLNCSELAFTGYRFIFLTTAVTNSARLMEAMSEVKA